A stretch of Toxoplasma gondii ME49 chromosome V, whole genome shotgun sequence DNA encodes these proteins:
- a CDS encoding nuclear factor NF2 (encoded by transcript TGME49_286790~Product name based on PMID:21483487.), which yields MSESRLRQEIRKLVTEQRQLNRRLQQQRRPPGELFSLDKPEASAPSLPQKRELDASSELPQLPVQTPLGNSAEVAADRVTYSFEGEEFQVEKRPKLEAPDEKTATRNRRMFGALAGHLQRAKRQLLMEQSTDLAHKQKQQEERVAQKLAMSQKNIAKIARLEWEERRQQEQLRLEEVSTELSNKENELMRLHLAKHYKNMEVFIGTEAQPTLFWAPAKWDDATRRLQEQTKLWIRTKIEHIEETDYTYRPQGSAAGREDRESSEVKAEGETVAAGEDERAMCTELDTSEPRATKKGLSADSDDASDKVSETKS from the exons ATGAGTGAGTCTCGTCTGCGGCAGGAAATTCGGAAGCTCGtgacagagcagagacaacTGAACCGAcgtctgcagcagcagcggcggccGCCAGGCGAGTTGTTCTCTTTGGACAAGCCGGAggcgtctgcgccttctctgccgcaAAAAAGAGAACTCGACGCTTCTTCAGAACTCCCTCAACTGCCCGTCCAAACGCCGCTCGGAAATTCAGCCGAA GTTGCGGCCGACCGAGTCACTTACTCcttcgagggagaggagTTCCAAGTGGAAAAACGC CCGAAGCTCGAGGCCCCCGAtgagaagacggcgacgcGGAACCGGCGGATGTTTGGTGCGCTCGCCGGGCATCTGCAGCGAGCGAAGCGGCAACTCCTGATGGAGCAGTCGACAGATCTg GCGCACAAGCAGAAACAGCAGGAGGAGCGTGTTGCTCAGAAGCTGGCGATGAGTCAAAAGAACATCGCGAAAATTGCTCGTCTTGAGTGGGAG gaaagaagacagcaaGAGCAACTGCGGCTGGAGGAAGTCTCCACAGAGTTGTCAAATAAAGAGAACGAACTCATG cGCCTGCACCTCGCCAAGCATTACAAGAACATGGAAGTCTTCATCGGCACCGA agCGCAACCGACTCTCTTCTGGGCTCCTGCGAAATGGGACGACGCCACACGGCGACTGCAAGAACAGACCAAGTTGTGGATTCGA ACGAAAATCGAGCACATCGAAGAAACCGACTACACGTATCGGCCGCAAGGCTCCGCTGCGGGGCGGGAGGACAGGGAAAGCTCCGAGGTGAAGGCCGAGGGCGAGACCGTGGCAGCtggcgaggacgagagagcgaTGTGCACCGAGCTCGACACCTCTGAGCCGcgcgcgacgaagaaaggactCTCTGCAGACTCGGATGACGCGAGCGACAAAGTATCTGAGACGAAAAGCTAG
- a CDS encoding hypothetical protein (encoded by transcript TGME49_286800) has protein sequence MPRLCLLPSFSLFFFLSLDLPPPPSPFLLPSSPPPSLSPFSSFAAMPAFADEEAELQEAIRLSLCELEHSVSDGLPHAELATSAQAAGAREERLALDEEAELQRAIQDSLLSASSQPLASRPPLPPLSRREACDLTWLGEHSPTSAHAESALPLCASLAPEDDVSELLFPRSRLSQKNARDRCRPPARWQLEEEAELASFSRTLAEALQAPSASRSPDGCLHCGAAWGALEDPNAREGDSSHQGAAQACATSPASEASTDNGGEETGEGQSRGGREGGESRSAASVARASLCRACERACVGGAVLRSVPAEKGEPASSALREEFFSSLAPLDRQLVRRLVGRVFGLGASRSIGVEDIVRWFNHPFLFASEAPSSRLPDDCRDSSGFSSSCCPWGLVQFHGGPCGLLASVQCFLLRALFFSPSRAKRYTSILQSYSSSSPSSSSSSSSSSPSSSSSSSASRCRNGELRLNAECVSLAPLTRTQGHALVEALAAILFQTTEKSRYFVAVADLDVAALAGQARNVEILHDASADDDLLVYALNVAVKEFDDVQEVMRFYWRFYKLLLQTPAALVSFLFSVVLTRGVDKVRADADAPDHPLLGLYGHCNQELVNLLLQGAGTSNVWDGDKCLGADRDSGAETVLGGIRKRPLVGFLTEMEALRYCEVGDRYKHPHYPLWVLGSGNHYTTLFCRDLLAAALGASRQAEMEAQAAFKAIDQENNTYIFAQQLRPLLDLLGQAHLEAEARGTMGAADGVVLWSEFLAWYTRLIVGMKAARGEMDIEAPRRFAVYMYDGQRPPGPSVRRYLVELQDADFRHAQADACEVARLLWTRWPAAVVTELPLLPLVE, from the exons atgcCTCGTCTGTGCCtgctcccttctttctctctgttcttcttcctctccctcgaccttcctcctcccccttctccttttcttctcccctcctctcctcccccttctctttctcccttctcgtctttcgctGCGATGCCAGCCttcgcagacgaagaggcagaactGCAGGAGGCGATTCGCCTGTCGCTGTGTGAACTTGAGCATTCGGTCTCCGACGGCCTTCCGCATGCAGAGTTGGCGACGTCCGCCCAGGCCGCGGGCGCGCGCGAAGAGCGCCTCGCGCTCGATGAAGAAGCTGAGCTTCAGCGCGCGATTCaggactctctcctctcag CCTCTTCGCAGCCTCTTGCGTCGCGACCCCCATTGccgccgctctctcgccgGGAGGCCTGCGACTTGACCTGGCTTGGCGAGCATTCGCCCACGAGTGCGCATGCGGAGTCGGCGCTGCCGctctgcgcgtctctcgctcccgAGGACGACGTCTCCGAATTGCTTTTCCCGCGCTCGCGGCTTTCGCAAAAAAACGCGCGCGACCGCTGCCGGCCGCCTGCTCGGTGGCAActcgaggaggaggcggaacTCGCGAGCTTCTCGCGGACGCTCGCGGAGGCGCTTCAAGCGCCCTCAGCGTCCCGCTCGCCAGATGGATGTCTCCACTGTGGAGCGGCCTGGGGAGCGCTTGAGGATCCGAACGCGCGCGAAGGCGACTCGAGTCACCAAGGCGCGGCGCAGGCCTGCGCGACCTCCCCCGCCAGCGAAGCGAGCACCGACaacggcggagaagagaccggTGAAGGAcagagcagaggaggaagagaaggaggagagagcaggagcgCGGCGAGCGTTGCGcgggcgtctctctgcagagctTGTGAGAGAGCGTGTGTGGGGGGGGCGGTGCTGCGGTCAGTTCCAGCTGAGAAGGGAGaacctgcgtcttctgctttgcGAGAAGaatttttttcttctctcgcgccgcTGGACAGACAGCTGGTGAGGCGTCTCGTCGGACGCGTCTTCGGCCTCGGAGCTTCCAGGTCCATCGGCGTCGAAGACATCGTCAGATG gTTCAATCACCCGTTTCTGTTTGCGTCTGAAGCTCCGTCTTCGCGTTTGCCGGACGACTGTCGCGACTCGAgcggcttctcctcttcatgCTGTCCGTGGGGTCTCGTCCAGTTCCACGGCGGTCCTTGcggcctcctcgcctctgttcagtgtttccttctccgcgctctcttcttctctccttctcgcgcgaAGCGCTACACCTCTATCCTCCAGTCCtattcctcttcttctccttcttcctcttcttcctcttcttcttcttccccttcttcctcttcttcctcttctgcttctcgctgtcgaAACGGAGAGTTGCGTTTGAATGCGGAGTGCGTTAGTCTGGCGCCTCTGACGCGGACGCAGGGACATGCCTTGGTGGAGGCTCTCGCAGCGATTCTCTTtcagacgacggagaagtcCAGGTACTTCGTCGCGGTCGCAGATCTCGAcgtcgctgctctcgctgGGCAAGCGCGAAACGTCGAGATCCTCCACGACGCAAGCGCAGACGACGACCTGCTGGTTTACGCCCTCAACGTCGCAGTCAAGGAATTCGACGACGTCCAGGAGGTCATGCGCTTCTACTGGAGATTCTACAAACTCCTCCTGCAGACTCCCGCCgcgctcgtctccttcctgttctctgtcgtccTCACTCGCGGCGTCGACAAG GTGCGAGCCGACGCGGACGCTCCCGACCACCCGCTGCTGGGTCTGTACGGCCATTGCAACCAAGAACTCGTGAATTTGCTCCTGCAAGGCGCGGGGACAAGCAACGTTTGGGATGGCGACAAATGTCTCGGCGCCGACCGCGACAGCGGCGCGGAGACCGTTCTCGGCGGCATCCGCAAACGGCCGCTCGTCGGATTCCTCACGGAAATGGAGGCTCTGCG ATATTGCGAGGTCGGCGACAGATACAAACACCCGCACTATCCCCTCTGGGTCCTGGGCAGCGGCAACCACTACACTACCCTGTTCTGTCGAGATCTCCTCGCCGCTGCTCTCGGCGCCAGTCGACAAGCCGAAATG GAAGCACAGGCGGCATTCAAAGCGATCGACCAAGAAAACAACACTTACATCTTCGCACAACAACTGCGGCCGCTGCTCGACCTCCTCG GGCAGGCGCACttggaggcggaggcgagggGAACGATGGGCGCTGCGGACGGCGTCGTTCTCTGGAGTGAATTTCTTGCTTGGTACACTCGGCTAATTGTGGGCAtgaaggcagcgagag GCGAAATGGATATCGAGGCGCCGCGGCGCTTCGCGGTGTACATGTACGATGGTCAACGTCCCCCAG GTCCGAGTGTGAGGAGATACCTGGTGGAGCTGCAAGATGCAGATTTCCGTCACGCCCAGGCAGATGCGTGCGAAGTCGCGAGGCTCCTGTGGACCCGCTGGCCAGCCGCAGTCGTTACCGaacttcctctccttcccctcgtCGAGTAG
- a CDS encoding hypothetical protein (encoded by transcript TGME49_286810) has translation MQPPSAQAHAALQISRFLPRLSDFLLWRGGCPSSFPSVWGMFFFLVFSSGSSPLLSRRQAPWSLLFRAPFDFFSTKFSSLSPPSENSLLLRSSLLLSFLLSTSIPPFFSSAFLSRVLFSLFSSSSLFLSYQN, from the exons ATGCAACCTCCCTCTGcacaggcgcatgcagctcttCAAATATCCAG ATTTCTCCCGCGGCTTTCCGATTTCCTCCTCTGGCGCGGCGGCTGTCCATCAtctttcccctctgtctggggcatgttcttcttcctcgttttttcgtctgGCTCCTCACCTTTGCTCtctcggagacaggcgccctggtctctccttttcaggGCGCCTTTCGACTTCTTTTCGACAAAgttttcgtcgctctcgcctccctcaGAGAACAGTCTTCTCCTACGAAGTTCCCTCCTCCtcagctttcttctctcgacctccatccctccgttcttctcttctgcctttctctctcgcgtcctcttctctctgttctcttcctcgtctctcttcctctcttacCAGAACTGA